From one Methanomassiliicoccales archaeon genomic stretch:
- a CDS encoding helix-turn-helix domain-containing protein: MSQLDILLSIIENPTRRRILQELVREPHYPLQLSKELGVSQQAVIKHLKILEENDLVSCYMEESDLGGPQRKRYVPTMKFTLIVDVGPAYFNAELLDVDLSKGDDGNETMDEHQLEDIGLGVSRLRDLISQIDDELGKLQIRRGELVELKERVLSDARRLVEENLDDYQLRRILYEYIHRPSLDLIKIARELALRDEVVRESIKRILGEEEI, from the coding sequence ATGTCACAACTTGATATTCTGCTATCGATAATCGAGAATCCGACGAGGAGAAGGATATTGCAGGAGCTGGTCCGAGAACCTCATTACCCGCTTCAGCTCTCTAAGGAGCTTGGGGTCAGTCAGCAGGCTGTGATAAAGCACCTGAAGATCCTCGAGGAAAATGACCTGGTCTCGTGTTACATGGAGGAGAGCGATCTGGGGGGGCCCCAGAGGAAGCGGTATGTTCCCACCATGAAGTTCACTCTGATCGTGGATGTGGGCCCGGCCTACTTCAATGCCGAGCTTCTAGATGTCGATCTATCCAAAGGCGATGATGGAAATGAAACAATGGACGAACATCAGCTTGAGGATATTGGCTTGGGCGTCAGCAGGTTGAGGGATCTTATCTCCCAAATCGACGATGAATTGGGAAAGCTGCAGATTAGAAGGGGTGAACTCGTGGAGCTCAAGGAGAGAGTCCTGAGCGATGCGAGGAGGCTGGTGGAGGAGAATCTCGATGACTACCAATTGAGGAGAATACTGTACGAATACATTCACAGACCTAGTCTGGATCTCATTAAGATTGCCAGAGAACTTGCCCTCAGGGACGAGGTTGTGAGGGAATCTATCAAACGCATATTGGGTGAGGAGGAGATATGA
- the purE gene encoding 5-(carboxyamino)imidazole ribonucleotide mutase produces MPDVLVVLGSKSDLDVGRKAIAILEQFDVEAKMVVASAHRTPERVKEMVETSSAKVFIAIAGLSAALPGVIASTTPRPVIGVPVSGKMNLDSVLSVLQMPPGIPVAAVGLDRGENASLLAISILALSDEKLNKKLLEYREELADKVIKDSMEVEDS; encoded by the coding sequence ATGCCAGACGTCCTAGTGGTTCTGGGAAGTAAAAGTGACCTCGATGTCGGCCGCAAGGCCATTGCGATTCTAGAACAATTCGATGTAGAGGCGAAGATGGTCGTTGCCTCTGCCCATCGCACGCCTGAGCGGGTCAAGGAAATGGTGGAAACCAGCTCCGCCAAGGTGTTCATTGCGATTGCAGGGCTTTCCGCTGCGTTGCCCGGAGTCATCGCCTCCACGACCCCGAGGCCTGTCATTGGGGTACCGGTCAGTGGAAAGATGAATCTCGACTCCGTTCTGTCGGTGCTGCAAATGCCCCCGGGGATTCCCGTAGCAGCCGTTGGGCTGGACCGTGGAGAGAACGCGTCACTGCTTGCGATAAGCATCCTGGCGCTTTCCGACGAGAAGCTCAACAAGAAGCTCCTCGAATACAGAGAGGAGCTGGCTGACAAGGTGATCAAGGACTCCATGGAGGTTGAGGATTCTTGA
- a CDS encoding phosphopantothenate/pantothenate synthetase: protein MEISKDHPRYKSLAIRERMAELSRRGIVASTGLIAHGRGEAYDYLLGERTVREGENAERVAAAYLLEASNPVISINGNAAALCAEDIISLAKAVPAKMEVNLFHRSEQRIEAVCSYMESKGANRILGRSPNARLEGIASDRALCTKEGIYSADVILVPLEDGDRAEALVAAGKVAMAIDLNPLSRTSRTATVSIVDEVTRAIPNIERYVSELRTDPEERRRLIDDFDNQRNLQGVARRMCNNLVGDIDQGKA from the coding sequence GTGGAGATATCCAAGGACCACCCGAGATACAAATCATTGGCTATAAGAGAGAGGATGGCTGAACTCTCCCGAAGGGGAATAGTTGCCTCCACTGGCCTCATTGCCCACGGAAGGGGCGAAGCCTATGACTATCTGCTAGGCGAGAGAACGGTACGAGAGGGGGAGAATGCCGAGAGGGTTGCTGCCGCCTATCTGCTTGAGGCTAGTAATCCCGTGATATCCATCAACGGCAACGCTGCGGCCCTATGCGCTGAGGATATAATCTCTTTAGCAAAGGCGGTTCCCGCCAAGATGGAGGTGAATCTCTTTCACAGGAGCGAACAGCGGATTGAAGCTGTCTGTTCGTACATGGAATCCAAGGGGGCGAACCGAATATTGGGTAGAAGTCCAAATGCTAGACTTGAAGGAATTGCTTCGGATAGAGCGCTCTGCACCAAGGAGGGCATTTATTCGGCGGACGTGATACTGGTGCCCCTCGAGGATGGTGACAGGGCCGAGGCGCTTGTTGCGGCAGGCAAGGTCGCAATGGCCATCGATCTTAACCCGCTCTCCCGCACCTCAAGGACAGCGACGGTATCGATCGTCGATGAGGTAACAAGGGCAATTCCCAACATCGAACGTTATGTGAGCGAATTGAGAACTGATCCAGAAGAGAGGCGCAGGTTGATCGATGATTTCGACAACCAGAGGAATCTCCAGGGCGTTGCCCGGAGGATGTGCAATAATCTCGTGGGGGATATCGATCAGGGGAAAGCATAA
- a CDS encoding Hsp20/alpha crystallin family protein — MVRREDEKDVVPRDYWSLSILDEMERAFADFRMGIRDFWLPSISSKDFRVPAVDFKDAGNEYIVDVELPGISKEDVIIEIVRDGLLVSARKEEIKEEKGEGYLRRERGHLSFKRRLLLPGNSDTEAIEAKLVDGVLHLSIPKKEKADDEKRTVEVK; from the coding sequence ATGGTAAGAAGAGAAGATGAAAAGGACGTTGTGCCAAGGGACTATTGGAGCCTGTCCATACTGGATGAGATGGAGAGGGCCTTCGCCGACTTCAGAATGGGGATAAGAGATTTCTGGCTACCTTCGATTTCCAGCAAAGACTTTCGGGTACCGGCTGTCGATTTCAAGGACGCCGGAAACGAGTACATCGTGGATGTAGAACTTCCAGGCATAAGCAAAGAGGACGTGATTATAGAGATCGTTAGAGACGGTCTTTTGGTCAGTGCGAGAAAGGAAGAGATCAAGGAAGAGAAGGGGGAGGGTTACCTCAGACGAGAGAGGGGACATCTGTCCTTCAAAAGGCGGCTGCTGCTTCCAGGGAATTCAGACACGGAAGCAATTGAAGCCAAACTGGTTGATGGCGTGCTACACCTCAGTATCCCGAAGAAGGAAAAGGCGGATGATGAAAAGAGGACAGTGGAGGTCAAGTGA
- the guaA gene encoding glutamine-hydrolyzing GMP synthase subunit GuaA, with protein sequence MMDPKEFVDESVEILRSSIEGRAIIACSGGVDSTVAAVLVSRAIGDQLLTIYVDNGLMRKGETESVSGILTRLGVNFKIVNAEDEFLEALKGVIDPEEKRKIIGEKFIRVFEREAKEYDAEYLVQGTIAPDWIESGDHVRDTIKSHHNVGGLPEDMHLKLVEPLRDLYKDEVRKVARFLGIDVSERQPFPGPALAIRVIGEVTKDSIEIVREACAITEEEIEKAAALGEMEMPWQYFAAFLPVMSVGVHGDQRAYGGTVSVRAVESIDGMSAAYSKIPHDVLDRISRRITNEMKDRVNRVVYDITNKPPATIEWE encoded by the coding sequence TTGATGGACCCAAAGGAATTCGTGGACGAATCGGTGGAGATACTGCGCTCCTCGATCGAGGGGAGAGCGATCATCGCCTGTTCCGGTGGCGTGGACAGCACCGTGGCCGCGGTCTTGGTCAGCAGGGCTATTGGGGACCAGTTGCTGACGATCTACGTCGACAACGGGTTGATGAGGAAGGGCGAGACGGAGAGCGTGAGCGGCATCCTCACGCGCCTAGGGGTCAACTTCAAGATTGTGAACGCTGAGGACGAGTTCCTTGAGGCGTTGAAGGGCGTGATAGACCCCGAGGAAAAGAGGAAGATCATCGGTGAGAAGTTCATCCGCGTCTTTGAAAGGGAGGCGAAGGAATACGATGCCGAATATCTTGTCCAGGGTACAATCGCTCCCGATTGGATCGAGAGCGGAGATCACGTCAGGGACACGATCAAGAGCCACCATAATGTTGGTGGGCTTCCTGAAGACATGCATCTCAAGCTTGTGGAGCCTCTCAGGGATCTCTACAAGGACGAGGTTAGGAAGGTCGCCCGATTCCTTGGCATCGATGTCTCGGAGCGGCAGCCATTCCCCGGACCAGCGCTTGCGATAAGAGTCATCGGCGAGGTTACAAAGGACTCAATAGAGATCGTGAGAGAGGCCTGTGCAATTACCGAGGAGGAGATAGAGAAAGCCGCTGCCCTGGGAGAGATGGAAATGCCCTGGCAGTACTTTGCGGCATTCCTTCCCGTGATGTCGGTGGGCGTCCATGGTGATCAAAGAGCATATGGGGGCACAGTGTCCGTTAGAGCCGTGGAGTCCATTGATGGAATGAGCGCCGCCTATTCCAAGATTCCTCACGATGTACTGGACAGAATATCCAGAAGGATCACCAACGAGATGAAGGACAGGGTGAACCGGGTGGTCTATGACATCACCAACAAGCCCCCGGCAACTATTGAGTGGGAGTGA
- a CDS encoding carbohydrate kinase family protein, with the protein MGRWDMTEPYLTVYGHVALDYIISLERFPPINTSIDVLDKRLYYGGTAANLATTAASLGVPTAIVSYVGGDFPQDFEDFMRSKGVLLDDLVVVKGEQTPTVWVVSDAVHDQIAYVFQGAMKDMETYEIRTDMAVRSKEVHIYTGRPGYYMRLMRELSQKGIKISFDPAQEIHHIWSEETFSEALPMSSILFANRGELETAMRYMSVKEPQEMLTQVGVIINTRGSEGSVIYTIEEEIHVPAIKTKKVVDTTGAGDAFRAGFYAGRYRGYDLHDCAILGSATSSFAVESMGGLSNIPIWEKVLERAEDMLR; encoded by the coding sequence ATGGGAAGATGGGACATGACCGAACCTTACCTTACCGTATACGGCCACGTGGCCCTCGACTACATAATCTCCCTGGAGCGCTTCCCACCGATCAATACCTCAATAGATGTATTGGACAAGAGGCTCTACTATGGGGGAACGGCCGCCAACCTCGCTACCACAGCGGCCTCGCTGGGGGTTCCCACCGCCATTGTCTCCTATGTGGGGGGAGACTTCCCGCAGGACTTCGAAGATTTCATGCGATCGAAAGGGGTGCTGCTAGACGATTTGGTTGTCGTCAAAGGAGAGCAGACCCCCACGGTATGGGTGGTATCCGATGCTGTGCACGACCAGATAGCATATGTATTCCAGGGGGCTATGAAGGACATGGAGACCTACGAGATCAGGACCGACATGGCCGTAAGATCGAAGGAGGTCCATATCTACACTGGGAGACCAGGTTATTATATGCGATTGATGAGAGAGCTCTCCCAGAAAGGCATCAAAATATCCTTCGATCCCGCGCAGGAGATACACCACATCTGGTCAGAGGAGACCTTCTCCGAGGCGCTCCCGATGAGCAGTATCCTTTTCGCCAACCGAGGTGAGCTGGAAACCGCAATGCGCTATATGAGTGTGAAGGAGCCACAGGAAATGCTCACCCAAGTGGGGGTAATCATTAACACCAGGGGTTCGGAAGGCAGCGTCATCTACACCATCGAGGAGGAGATCCATGTTCCCGCCATCAAGACCAAGAAAGTGGTGGATACAACCGGAGCGGGTGACGCCTTCAGAGCAGGGTTCTATGCTGGGAGATACCGTGGGTACGACCTTCACGATTGCGCCATTCTTGGAAGTGCAACCTCCTCCTTTGCGGTGGAGTCCATGGGAGGCCTCTCGAACATACCAATATGGGAAAAGGTCCTTGAACGAGCGGAGGACATGCTAAGGTAA
- a CDS encoding adenosylhomocysteinase, which produces MSELLEKGIRRLEWAFTHMKVLKEIRDRMTREGSLDGLRVGMALHVEAKTGMLAITLAEAGAKIRLASCNPLSTDDSVALALREHYGLEVYARKGETNDEYYRNLNKVIDLSPDFVVDDGADLITMLHMDRTDALPKVKGGNEETTTGVIRLRSMAKEKILRFPIISVNDAHMKYLFDNRYGTGQSTFDGFMNATNLLVAGKRLVVAGYGWCGRGIAMRAKGLGANVIVTEIDPIRAIEAVMDGFQVMTMMEAAPLADIIISATGDKDIIRPEHLEVLKDGCVMGNSGHFDNEISSRYLSERAISSRRARDFVDEYRFPDGRRAYLISEGRLMNLGAGQGHPVEIMDMSFSIQALSLEYLANNWEGMEPLVHDVPAEIDDRVARLKLKTMGIEIDELTEAQRKYLSGWEDGT; this is translated from the coding sequence TTGAGCGAATTACTCGAGAAGGGGATCCGCAGGCTGGAGTGGGCATTCACTCACATGAAGGTACTGAAGGAGATCCGAGATAGGATGACCAGAGAGGGATCTCTGGACGGACTCAGAGTGGGAATGGCTCTGCACGTGGAGGCCAAGACCGGAATGCTGGCGATCACCCTCGCGGAGGCCGGTGCCAAGATCCGCCTCGCAAGCTGCAATCCACTCTCCACTGACGATTCTGTTGCACTTGCGCTGAGAGAACACTATGGTCTCGAGGTCTACGCAAGGAAGGGTGAGACCAATGATGAATACTACAGGAATCTCAACAAGGTCATCGATCTCTCACCGGATTTCGTAGTCGATGACGGAGCGGACCTCATCACCATGCTCCATATGGACAGGACAGATGCTCTTCCAAAGGTAAAGGGAGGCAACGAAGAGACCACAACCGGAGTAATCCGACTCAGGTCCATGGCCAAAGAGAAGATCTTGCGCTTTCCCATAATCTCCGTCAACGACGCCCACATGAAATACCTCTTCGACAACAGGTATGGAACCGGACAATCGACATTTGATGGCTTCATGAACGCCACGAACCTCCTGGTGGCGGGTAAGCGTCTTGTTGTGGCCGGATACGGCTGGTGCGGTCGGGGAATAGCCATGAGGGCGAAGGGTTTGGGTGCCAACGTCATCGTCACTGAAATCGACCCAATCAGGGCGATAGAAGCGGTAATGGATGGTTTCCAGGTAATGACCATGATGGAGGCCGCCCCGCTAGCCGATATTATCATCTCCGCCACTGGGGACAAGGACATCATTCGACCCGAACACCTCGAGGTGCTCAAGGACGGATGCGTTATGGGAAATTCTGGGCATTTCGACAACGAGATCTCCAGCAGATATCTGTCCGAGCGCGCGATCTCATCCAGAAGGGCGAGGGACTTCGTGGACGAATACAGGTTCCCAGATGGCAGGAGGGCGTACCTAATAAGCGAGGGACGCCTCATGAACCTGGGCGCGGGGCAAGGTCACCCCGTGGAGATCATGGACATGAGTTTCTCAATTCAAGCCCTCTCCCTGGAGTACCTCGCCAATAACTGGGAAGGGATGGAACCTTTGGTCCATGACGTCCCAGCCGAGATCGATGACAGAGTAGCTAGGCTGAAGTTGAAGACCATGGGAATCGAGATAGACGAGCTCACCGAGGCGCAGAGGAAGTATCTCTCGGGATGGGAAGATGGGACATGA
- a CDS encoding HAD family hydrolase, with protein sequence MKAIVFDLGHTLIDYYVDWRVPENRAISDFYSVISENADELPDRSVFAKTLVHELDNARRRRRVEMIEIPLYTFLGERLKQFGLPFDEEVIQKGLEIFYGALLEHRKLIPGTLEMLHNIKENGYRVGLISDVAWGLPSYFPKRDMAFFKLDVYFDNLVFSTDVGLRKPNPKIFHIALENLGIEAQEAVYVGNNLQADIKGAHNSGLKAVLKKSNYFFPDDSIVPDAYVDDWSELESILDAL encoded by the coding sequence ATGAAGGCGATCGTTTTCGACCTTGGTCACACGCTCATCGACTATTACGTCGATTGGAGAGTGCCCGAGAACCGTGCGATCTCTGATTTTTACAGTGTGATCTCAGAGAATGCGGATGAGCTACCAGACAGGAGTGTGTTCGCGAAGACCCTGGTCCATGAACTGGATAATGCCAGGAGAAGGCGGAGAGTGGAGATGATCGAAATTCCGCTTTACACCTTCCTGGGTGAGCGCCTGAAACAGTTCGGGCTTCCCTTTGACGAGGAAGTGATCCAAAAGGGGCTCGAGATCTTCTACGGTGCACTCCTGGAACACAGGAAGCTCATTCCCGGCACCTTGGAGATGCTCCATAACATCAAAGAGAATGGATACAGGGTGGGCCTCATCTCGGACGTGGCATGGGGGCTGCCATCATACTTCCCCAAAAGAGACATGGCATTCTTCAAACTGGATGTTTACTTTGACAATCTGGTTTTCTCGACCGACGTTGGATTGAGGAAGCCCAATCCGAAAATATTCCATATTGCGCTTGAGAATCTTGGGATCGAGGCTCAAGAAGCAGTGTATGTAGGAAACAACCTTCAGGCCGATATCAAGGGAGCACACAATTCAGGCCTGAAGGCCGTGCTGAAAAAGTCAAATTATTTCTTCCCGGATGATAGCATCGTTCCGGATGCATACGTGGATGACTGGTCGGAATTGGAGAGCATCCTGGATGCCCTGTGA
- a CDS encoding transcription initiation factor IIB produces the protein MAKVREGTEEIERCPECSSKHLVRDYERGELICEDCGLVIDDQFIDQGPEWRAFDVEQGEKRARTGAPMTYTIHDKGLSTEISWKNKDSYGKSIPTRNRAQLYRLRKWQRRIRVSNATERNLAFALSELDRMASAMGLPRNVRETAAMVYRKAVNKNLIRGRSIEGVVAASLYAACRQCGVPRTLDEVANSSRVGRKEIGRTYRFMTRELKLKLMPTRPQDYIQRFCSELKLSGEVQSKAAEILKDAAKKELTSGRGPTGVAAAAIYIASILCNERRTQREVADIAGVTEVTIRNRYKELTEKLGIEIQL, from the coding sequence ATGGCAAAGGTAAGAGAAGGCACCGAAGAGATTGAGCGCTGCCCCGAGTGCTCAAGCAAGCACCTCGTTCGAGATTACGAGCGGGGAGAGCTCATATGCGAGGATTGCGGACTGGTGATTGACGATCAGTTCATAGACCAGGGACCCGAATGGAGGGCCTTCGACGTCGAACAGGGAGAAAAGAGGGCCAGGACTGGAGCCCCCATGACCTATACGATCCATGACAAGGGTCTCTCCACCGAGATCTCATGGAAGAACAAGGATTCTTACGGAAAGAGCATCCCCACCAGGAACAGGGCTCAGCTTTACCGGTTGAGGAAGTGGCAGAGAAGGATCCGTGTGTCGAATGCCACTGAGAGGAACTTGGCGTTCGCACTCAGTGAGCTGGATAGAATGGCCTCAGCCATGGGTCTGCCCAGGAATGTAAGGGAGACGGCTGCCATGGTCTACAGGAAAGCCGTGAACAAGAACCTGATCAGGGGAAGAAGCATCGAGGGCGTTGTGGCCGCTTCGCTCTACGCAGCCTGCAGGCAGTGTGGTGTTCCTCGTACACTCGATGAAGTGGCAAACTCGTCGCGCGTTGGCCGTAAGGAGATCGGGCGCACCTATAGATTCATGACCAGAGAACTCAAGCTCAAGTTAATGCCCACCCGCCCACAGGATTACATACAGAGATTCTGCTCTGAGCTCAAGCTCAGTGGAGAGGTCCAGTCCAAGGCGGCGGAGATATTGAAGGATGCGGCAAAGAAGGAGCTGACTTCAGGTCGAGGACCTACTGGGGTTGCAGCTGCCGCTATCTACATAGCCTCCATTCTATGCAATGAGAGGAGAACCCAGAGGGAGGTAGCGGACATTGCAGGTGTGACAGAGGTCACCATAAGGAACAGGTACAAGGAACTGACAGAGAAGCTTGGCATCGAAATACAGCTCTGA
- a CDS encoding tetratricopeptide repeat protein, giving the protein MTKVPAFLRVSGIWMLIGGIITLISPMILIYYSQVDTVIGIVLTLIFILLASFEIGASRVSFKGEVGGWNGVVNALLLALLARVIMIFLARDWYLYANVIMGVGELGLLLVIYRRKDLFMPPAEEIEKTLKRLAGPTVKVASECPTCHEVVEINWESCPYCGTKLMKHCGNCGMELEETVAICPNCGTPIESMDAITKTIESLNQSIQELDSPETRASQYAKLGENLLKTGDNDGALDAYTEAIKNTEFTRKRSYFMVKMARILKNIDKENEALEMLDTAMELDPEDYAGAAEMKQAILSPSPKEEESKGEPQSS; this is encoded by the coding sequence TTGACTAAAGTTCCTGCCTTTCTAAGAGTGTCCGGCATCTGGATGTTGATCGGCGGAATAATCACGTTGATCTCACCCATGATACTAATCTATTATTCACAAGTAGACACCGTGATTGGCATCGTCCTTACCCTGATCTTCATTCTTCTTGCCAGCTTTGAGATAGGAGCTTCGAGAGTCTCTTTTAAGGGGGAGGTCGGAGGCTGGAATGGGGTTGTCAATGCACTCCTACTCGCCTTGCTGGCCAGGGTGATAATGATCTTCCTGGCAAGGGATTGGTATCTTTATGCCAACGTGATCATGGGTGTTGGGGAATTGGGACTGCTGCTGGTCATCTACCGCCGCAAGGATCTCTTCATGCCCCCTGCTGAAGAGATAGAGAAGACCTTGAAGCGTCTGGCTGGTCCAACGGTCAAGGTTGCCTCTGAGTGCCCAACCTGCCATGAAGTGGTGGAGATAAATTGGGAGTCCTGTCCCTACTGCGGAACCAAGCTCATGAAACACTGCGGCAACTGTGGGATGGAACTCGAGGAAACCGTGGCAATCTGCCCCAATTGCGGAACCCCCATTGAGAGTATGGACGCAATCACCAAGACCATCGAATCCTTGAACCAGTCCATTCAGGAGCTGGATTCTCCTGAGACCCGTGCATCTCAGTATGCCAAGCTGGGTGAGAACCTATTGAAAACGGGAGACAACGATGGAGCGTTGGATGCCTACACAGAGGCGATCAAGAACACTGAATTCACCAGGAAGAGGAGTTATTTCATGGTGAAAATGGCTCGCATTCTCAAGAATATTGACAAAGAGAATGAAGCCCTGGAGATGCTCGATACCGCAATGGAGCTTGATCCCGAGGACTATGCTGGAGCAGCCGAGATGAAGCAGGCGATACTCTCTCCATCCCCTAAGGAAGAAGAATCGAAGGGTGAACCTCAATCATCATAG
- a CDS encoding Lrp/AsnC family transcriptional regulator, producing the protein MAVGFVLISTAPAKEHEVYNELLKVKEVVELHPLFGEFDLIAKIEAEDFNLLGQVVVDRIRSIPGVIDTKTLTGIKF; encoded by the coding sequence ATGGCAGTGGGGTTTGTCCTGATAAGTACCGCTCCGGCCAAAGAGCACGAGGTATACAATGAACTGCTCAAGGTCAAGGAGGTTGTTGAGCTCCATCCATTATTTGGGGAGTTCGATCTCATCGCCAAGATCGAAGCCGAGGACTTCAATCTTCTCGGTCAGGTCGTGGTCGATAGGATCAGGTCCATTCCCGGCGTCATAGATACAAAAACGTTGACCGGTATCAAATTCTAA
- a CDS encoding GMP synthase subunit A produces the protein MKVFVVDNGGQWTHREWRVLRYLKVDTKIVPNDTPFEEIEDVDGLVLSGGAPRVAMDTARMGRNGEYLDRADFPILGICAGLHFMAGHFGGSTGPAKVPEYGKTTLFVDEEDDLFLGLPREFTVWESHNDEVKELPLDFEVLAHSDSCSIQAVKMHSRPIYGLQFHPEVENTEHGYEIFKNFLRVVEEWHS, from the coding sequence ATGAAGGTCTTTGTCGTGGATAACGGTGGCCAGTGGACCCACAGGGAGTGGAGGGTGCTCAGGTATCTGAAGGTGGACACCAAGATAGTTCCTAACGACACGCCCTTTGAGGAGATCGAAGACGTTGATGGCTTGGTTCTCTCCGGAGGGGCTCCTCGGGTCGCCATGGATACAGCAAGGATGGGCAGGAACGGCGAATACCTGGACAGGGCAGATTTCCCCATATTGGGAATCTGCGCGGGACTCCATTTCATGGCAGGCCACTTCGGTGGGAGCACGGGACCCGCCAAGGTTCCAGAGTACGGTAAGACCACCCTTTTTGTCGACGAGGAGGATGACCTGTTTCTAGGCCTCCCGCGGGAGTTCACCGTATGGGAGAGTCACAACGACGAGGTGAAGGAGCTTCCATTGGATTTCGAGGTACTGGCCCACTCTGACAGCTGCTCAATCCAGGCAGTGAAGATGCATTCCAGGCCCATTTATGGGCTACAGTTCCATCCGGAGGTCGAGAACACCGAGCACGGCTACGAGATCTTCAAGAACTTCCTGAGGGTCGTCGAGGAATGGCACAGTTGA
- a CDS encoding DUF131 domain-containing protein, with the protein MMSRMLVRASGLILIASSALLLIFAAISGDLELTIIFIIPVIAGRGLIPALGGILLFFGIMLLFLSFMMSHDVPNDGISVREVQPWEGEKKRENRFGGVVLVGPIPIVFGSDRRMALWAVVIAIICLIAISLSIFLWSK; encoded by the coding sequence ATGATGTCTAGAATGCTGGTCAGGGCATCTGGTTTGATCCTGATCGCGTCATCGGCTTTGCTCCTGATCTTTGCAGCGATAAGCGGGGACCTCGAGTTGACGATAATATTCATCATCCCCGTGATCGCTGGTAGGGGGTTGATACCGGCCCTGGGCGGAATTCTGCTATTCTTCGGAATAATGTTGCTCTTCCTGTCCTTCATGATGAGTCATGATGTTCCCAATGATGGAATTTCTGTGAGGGAGGTTCAGCCCTGGGAGGGGGAGAAAAAACGGGAAAACCGGTTCGGAGGAGTCGTTCTTGTAGGACCCATTCCCATAGTTTTCGGTTCCGATCGGAGGATGGCTTTGTGGGCGGTGGTCATCGCAATCATCTGTCTGATCGCGATTTCACTATCAATCTTCCTCTGGTCCAAGTAG
- the endA gene encoding tRNA-intron lyase, translating to MTISEEETIIIGWGLRDMAGELVDESVILEDEAEASQIYNKGFYGYPLSGGGLELDLLEASYLMECGRLEILQEGMAVEPSKMARMGAEAYEDFEIKFIVYRDLRQRGYVVKAHSGDFDFRVFPRGGTPTSTQTKYWVMAISERAVFDIGAFLEQLKKANRTRKDLLLAVVDEEGDITFYQATNSEPKGTDPGPGDSGSVGLLVEDRVLVFDEDHAKALFERGYFGKSLGQSLQLSLIETAFLLENDVIELRSAASGRKLSSKGFRRMASKMQPDFELRLNTYRDLRKKGLVVKTGFKYGCHFRVYERNPQKIHARYLVHAVPDGYQASWPEISRAVRLAHGVKKEILFGRVCEDKVDYLRLKRIRP from the coding sequence GTGACCATATCCGAGGAAGAAACTATAATTATTGGATGGGGTTTGAGGGACATGGCCGGTGAACTGGTCGATGAAAGCGTGATCTTGGAGGACGAGGCGGAGGCCAGCCAGATATACAATAAGGGGTTCTATGGATATCCTCTTTCAGGCGGCGGTCTCGAGCTTGACCTCCTGGAAGCATCATATCTCATGGAGTGCGGGAGGCTAGAAATACTCCAAGAAGGGATGGCGGTCGAACCTTCCAAAATGGCAAGGATGGGCGCTGAGGCTTACGAGGATTTCGAGATCAAGTTCATCGTCTACAGGGACCTCAGACAGCGGGGCTACGTGGTGAAGGCACACTCAGGGGATTTTGATTTCAGAGTATTCCCCCGAGGTGGCACGCCAACCTCGACACAAACGAAGTACTGGGTGATGGCCATATCGGAGAGGGCTGTCTTTGACATAGGGGCCTTCCTCGAGCAGTTGAAGAAGGCCAATCGCACCCGGAAGGACCTGCTCCTGGCCGTGGTGGATGAGGAAGGCGACATCACCTTCTACCAAGCAACTAACAGTGAGCCAAAGGGGACTGATCCAGGTCCAGGTGATAGTGGTTCAGTTGGTCTTCTCGTGGAGGACCGAGTGCTCGTCTTTGATGAGGATCATGCAAAGGCGCTCTTCGAGAGAGGGTACTTCGGGAAGTCGTTGGGTCAAAGCCTTCAACTCTCTCTGATAGAGACCGCGTTCCTTCTTGAGAATGATGTGATAGAGCTCAGAAGCGCGGCTAGTGGCAGGAAACTCTCATCCAAGGGATTCCGAAGAATGGCTTCCAAGATGCAGCCAGACTTTGAGCTCAGGCTTAATACATACCGCGATCTACGAAAGAAGGGCCTGGTAGTCAAGACGGGGTTTAAGTACGGTTGCCATTTCAGGGTCTACGAGAGAAACCCTCAGAAGATTCATGCCAGGTATCTTGTTCACGCGGTTCCAGATGGATACCAAGCCAGTTGGCCCGAGATTTCTAGGGCCGTGAGGTTGGCTCATGGGGTGAAGAAGGAGATTCTATTCGGAAGAGTCTGTGAAGACAAGGTCGATTATCTCAGGCTCAAAAGGATTCGCCCCTGA